The following proteins are encoded in a genomic region of Sebastes fasciatus isolate fSebFas1 chromosome 12, fSebFas1.pri, whole genome shotgun sequence:
- the s100v1 gene encoding S100 calcium binding protein V1: protein MATKYSDLELAINSLVTEFHKAADDGPTMNTTQFQTMITKQLPGFAKHVESEEGLGQILDQMGVEGGQSISFDNFWTLINKQAIQLFNSTHKEKGASCGCLLQ from the exons TACTCAGATTTGGAGCTGGCCATCAACTCGTTGGTCACAGAGTTTCATAAAGCTGCAGACGACGGACCAACCATGAACACCACCCAGTTCCAGACCATGATCACCAAACAGCTGCCTGGATTCGCCAAG CATGTGGAGAGTGAAGAGGGTCTGGGTCAGATCCTGGACCAGATGGGGGTTGAGGGCGGTCAGAGCATCTCCTTTGATAACTTCTGGACTCTGATCAACAAACAGGCCATCCAGCTGTTCAACTCCACGCACAAAGAGAAGGGTGCCAGCTGTGGCTGCCTGCTGCAGTGA